A portion of the Tamandua tetradactyla isolate mTamTet1 chromosome 16, mTamTet1.pri, whole genome shotgun sequence genome contains these proteins:
- the CAPN12 gene encoding calpain-12, producing the protein MACGSCRVTIQLVDEEEGAGVGDPQPFRGQSFQAIRAACLKAGILFCDPYFPAGPDALGYDKLGPDSEKAKGVEWKRPHEFCAEPQFICEDMSRTDVCQGRLGNCWFLAAAASLTLYPRLLSRVVPPGQAFRDGYVGVFHFQLWQFGRWVDVVVDDRLPVREGKLMFVHSEQRNEFWAPLLEKAYAKLHGSYEVMCGGHMNEAFVDFTGGVGEVLHLRRDMPGLFSALRHALAKESLVGATALSDRGEYRTDDGLVKGHAYSVTGTHKVSLGFAKVRLLRLRNPWGRVEWSGAWSDGCPRWDMLPTEWRDALLVKKEDGEFWMELQDFLCHFNTVQICSLSPEVLGPSPAGGGWHVHIFQGRWVRGFNSGGSQPGSETFWTNPQFRLTLLEPDEEKEEEEEEDKPGPWGGWGAVGARSLVQGGRIPKCTVLLSLIQRNRRCLRAQGLTYLSVGFHVFQIPEELLGLWDSPHSRALLPGLLRADRSPFSARRDVSRRCRLRPGHYLVVLSAARAGDEADFTLRVFSERRHTAVEIDDVISSDLQALMAPHVPLERGLKQLFQELAEGQEEELTAPQLQTLLSIALEPARAHARTPAEIGLRTCEQLLQCFGHGQSLDLHHFQQLWGHLLKWQAIFDKFDEDASGTMNSYELRLALNAAGFHLNNQLTQVLTSRYRDSRLRVDFEHFVSCAAQLTRIFRHCSQHLGGGEGVVCLTHRQWMEVAAFS; encoded by the exons ATGGCGTGCGGCAGCTGCAGGGTCACCATCCAACTTGTGGACGAGGAGGAAGGGGCTGGAGTTGGGGACCCGCAGCCTTTTCGAGGCCAGAGCTTCCAGGCAATCCGGGCGGCCTGCCTGAAGGCAGGGATCCTGTTCTGCGACCCCTACTTCCCTGCTGGCCCCGATGCCCTCGGCTATGACAAGCTGGGGCCGGACTCGGAGAAGGCCAAAGGCGTGGAGTGGAAGAGGCCCCAC GAGTTCTGTGCTGAGCCCCAGTTCATCTGTGAGGACATGAGCCGAACAGACGTGTGTCAGGGGAGACTTG GTAACTGCTGGTTCCTCGCGGCCGCTGCGTCCCTCACGCTGTATCCCCGACTCCTGTCCCGGGTGGTCCCCCCTGGACAGGCTTTCCGAGATGGCTATGTGGGGGTCTTCCACTTCCAG CTCTGGCAGTTTGGCCGCTGGGTGGACGTCGTGGTGGACGACCGGCTGCCCGTGCGCGAGGGGAAGCTGATGTTCGTGCACTCCGAGCAGCGGAACGAGTTCTGGGCCCCGCTGCTGGAAAAGGCCTACGCCAA GCTGCATGGCTCCTACGAGGTGATGTGCGGCGGCCACATGAATGAGGCCTTCGTGGACTTCACAGGCGGCGTGGGCGAGGTGCTCCACCTGCGGCGGGACATGCCGGGCCTCTTCTCCGCCCTGCGCCACGCCCTGGCCAAGGAGTCCCTCGTGGGTGCTACTGCCCTG AGCGATCGGGGTGAGTACCGTACAGACGACGGGCTGGTGAAGGGACACGCATACTCAGTCACGGGGACACACAAG GTATCTCTGGGCTTCGCCAAGGTGCGGCTGCTGCGTCTGCGGAACCCGTGGGGCCGCGTGGAGTGGAGCGGGGCCTGGAGTGACGG CTGCCCCCGCTGGGACATGCTCCCCACCGAGTGGAGAGACGCCCTGCTGGTGAAGAAGGAGGATGGCGAGTTCTG GATGGAGCTGCAGGACTTCCTCTGCCACTTCAACACCGTCCAGATCTGCTCGCTGAGCCCCGAGGTGCTGGGCCCCAGCCCAGCGGGGGGCGGCTGGCACGTGCACATCTTCCAAGGCCGCTGGGTGCGCGGCTTCAACTCGGGCGGGAGCCAGCCGGGCTCAG AAACTTTCTGGACTAACCCCCAGTTCCGGCTGACTCTGCTGGAGCCTGacgaggagaaggaggaggaggaggaggaggacaagCCGGGGCcctgggggggctggggggctgtaGGGGCCCGGAGCCTGGTGCAGGGAGGCCGCATCCCCAAGTGCACCGTCCTCCTGTCCCTCATTCAGCGCAACCGGCGGTGCCTCAGGGCCCAGGGCCTTACTTACCTCTCCGTGGGCTTCCACGTGTTCCAG ATTCCAGAGGAG CTGCTGGGCCTCTGGGACTCTCCGCACAGTCGTGCGCTCTTGCCGGGCCTACTGCGCGCGGACCGCTCGCCCTTCTCCGCCCGCCGCGACGTAAGTCGCCGCTGCCGCCTGCGGCCGGGCCACTACCTGGTGGTGCTCAGCGCTGCTCGCGCCGGCGACGAGGCTGACTTCACGCTGCGCGTCTTCTCAGAGCGCCGCCACACGGCCGT GGAGATTGATGATGTCATTAGCTCCGACCTGCAGGCCCTCATG gcCCCCCACGTGCCCCTGGAGCGAGGTTTGAAGCAGCTGTTTCAGGAGCTAGCTGAAGGG CAGGAGGAAGAGCTCACCGCCCCTCAGCTCCAGACTTTGCTAAGCATCGCCCTAGAGCCTG CCAGGGCCCACGCCCGGACCCCTGCAGAGATCGGGCTCAGGACCTGTGAGCAGCTGCTGCAGTGCTTTGGG CACGGGCAAAGCCTGGACCTGCATCACTTCCAGCAGCTCTGGGGCCACCTTCTCAAGTGGCAG GCCATATTTGACAAGTTCGATGAGGACGCCTCTGGAACCATGAACTCCTACGAGCTGAGGCTGGCGCTGAATGCAGCAG GCTTCCACCTGAACAACCAGCTGACTCAGGTCCTTACAAGCCGCTACCGGGACAGCCGCCTGCGTGTGGACTTCGAGCACTTTGTGTCCTGCGCTGCCCAGCTCACCCGCATCTTCC GTCACTGCAGCCAGCACCTGGGTGGGGGTGAAGGGGTCGTTTGCCTGACCCACAGACAG tggatggaggtggctgccTTCTCCTAG